The following proteins come from a genomic window of Chryseobacterium glaciei:
- a CDS encoding WD40/YVTN/BNR-like repeat-containing protein — protein MKKLLPILFSFLGILTFSQQVESLTTILSDKISIRALELYDGKVWYSGTDSKFGFVDLKNPQNQKQIKLSEEKLQFRTLAQDKDSLYVVNIESPAYFFKIDKKNLNHQLVFTDRSKAAFYDAFHFVNEKLAFAFSDTDDNRLKLTMYKNGKWSFFENEIKLNPGEAAFAASNTNIASTKNYLWIATGGKASRILRLTFKNEKFEVFDTPFIQGESSQGMYSIDFVNDKFGVVVGGDYTKQDANINNIATTNDGGETWQIQASGKNTGYTTCVKIKPNSKGKEIISVGDQHISYSSDFGKTWKKISDEKGFFVCKWVDGNRVVLAGKDKISLMKLKF, from the coding sequence ATGAAAAAGCTTTTACCAATTTTATTTTCATTTTTGGGAATACTTACATTTTCTCAACAAGTAGAAAGTCTGACAACTATTTTAAGTGATAAAATAAGCATCCGCGCTTTGGAACTTTACGATGGGAAAGTCTGGTACAGCGGAACAGATTCAAAGTTTGGTTTTGTTGATTTAAAGAATCCTCAAAATCAGAAGCAGATCAAATTGTCTGAGGAAAAACTTCAATTCAGAACGTTAGCTCAGGACAAAGATTCTCTTTATGTTGTAAATATCGAAAGTCCGGCTTATTTTTTTAAGATTGATAAGAAAAATTTAAACCATCAGCTTGTTTTTACGGATAGAAGCAAAGCTGCGTTTTATGATGCCTTTCATTTTGTGAATGAAAAACTAGCTTTTGCTTTCAGTGATACTGATGATAATAGATTGAAGTTGACAATGTACAAAAATGGAAAATGGAGTTTTTTTGAGAATGAAATAAAATTAAATCCGGGTGAAGCCGCATTTGCAGCGAGTAATACCAACATAGCTTCAACTAAAAATTATCTCTGGATTGCAACAGGCGGAAAAGCATCACGAATTTTAAGGTTAACATTTAAAAATGAAAAATTTGAAGTATTTGATACTCCATTTATTCAGGGAGAATCTTCTCAGGGAATGTATTCGATAGATTTCGTTAACGATAAATTCGGAGTTGTTGTTGGGGGAGATTATACAAAACAAGATGCAAATATCAATAATATTGCAACGACGAACGATGGTGGAGAAACATGGCAAATTCAGGCTTCCGGAAAAAATACTGGATATACAACTTGTGTGAAAATTAAACCAAATTCAAAAGGAAAAGAAATTATTTCCGTTGGAGATCAACACATCAGCTATTCTTCAGATTTTGGAAAAACTTGGAAGAAAATTTCAGATGAAAAAGGATTTTTTGTCTGCAAATGGGTGGATGGAAATAGGGTTGTTTTGGCAGGAAAGGATAAAATATCTTTGATGAAACTAAAATTTTAA
- a CDS encoding APC family permease, producing the protein MSKIWVKKPMSAYEADIKKSELKRVLGKWSLTAIGIGAIIGGGIFVLTGTGAYYNAGPALALSFVIAGIACVFAALCYAEFASILPVEGSAYAYAYGTVGEIFAWIIGWGLILEYAMGSMTVAVSWSGYFAKLLKMFGLHLPAWLTTDPQTYWAAGNSGFSMNLPAFFIVLFVISILVRGTKGAAKANNFIVILKVSAIIFVIIAGAFIIFGSADPFKNWLPFIPEATTITEGGVSHSAYGIGGVVAGASAIFFAYVGFDAVSTQAGEAINPKKDVPFAIITSLIICTLLYILVSLVLTGMMHYTDFNPLGKYPDAIKAPVAYAFDIAGYAWAGYIITIAATVGLISVLMVMIMGQSRIFLGMSKDGLIPATFSKVNPKTGVPTKNLIILGGVISVVASLTPINDLAHMTSFGTLFAFTMVCVAVWVLRVKEPNLQRNFKVPALPLIACLGILINVYLIFNLSREAKLYSFAWLIIGFIIYFLYSKRNSKLQNGGYGETFKAEQEPLEKPDLD; encoded by the coding sequence ATGTCTAAAATTTGGGTTAAAAAACCGATGAGCGCCTATGAAGCTGATATCAAAAAGAGTGAGCTGAAACGCGTTCTTGGAAAATGGAGCCTTACTGCTATTGGAATCGGAGCAATTATCGGAGGAGGAATTTTTGTACTGACGGGAACAGGAGCATACTATAATGCAGGGCCTGCATTGGCTTTGTCATTTGTGATCGCAGGAATTGCCTGTGTATTTGCAGCTTTGTGTTATGCAGAATTTGCATCAATACTTCCCGTAGAAGGCTCGGCTTACGCTTACGCTTATGGAACAGTAGGAGAGATCTTCGCCTGGATCATCGGTTGGGGATTGATTCTTGAATATGCAATGGGATCAATGACCGTCGCAGTATCCTGGTCGGGATATTTCGCAAAACTTCTCAAGATGTTTGGGTTACATTTGCCGGCTTGGCTTACAACTGATCCGCAAACGTATTGGGCGGCAGGAAACTCTGGTTTTTCAATGAATTTACCGGCATTTTTTATCGTTTTATTTGTAATCTCAATTTTAGTTAGAGGAACAAAAGGAGCGGCAAAAGCAAATAACTTTATCGTTATCCTTAAGGTTTCGGCTATTATTTTCGTAATTATTGCAGGAGCATTTATTATTTTCGGTTCAGCTGATCCTTTTAAAAACTGGCTTCCTTTTATCCCTGAAGCTACAACTATTACGGAAGGCGGAGTCTCGCATTCTGCATACGGTATAGGCGGAGTTGTCGCAGGAGCATCTGCTATTTTCTTTGCTTACGTAGGATTTGACGCAGTTTCTACACAAGCAGGAGAGGCGATTAATCCTAAAAAGGACGTTCCTTTTGCTATTATTACTTCATTAATAATCTGTACACTTTTATACATATTAGTATCTCTTGTTTTAACGGGAATGATGCATTATACAGATTTCAATCCACTTGGTAAATATCCTGATGCTATCAAAGCTCCTGTAGCTTACGCATTTGATATTGCCGGTTATGCTTGGGCTGGTTACATCATTACGATTGCAGCAACAGTTGGTTTGATCTCAGTATTAATGGTAATGATCATGGGACAGTCAAGAATTTTCTTGGGAATGTCTAAAGATGGTCTTATCCCTGCTACTTTCTCAAAAGTAAACCCTAAAACGGGAGTTCCTACAAAAAACCTTATCATTTTGGGAGGTGTAATTTCTGTTGTTGCTTCTTTAACACCAATTAATGACCTTGCTCACATGACAAGTTTCGGAACTCTATTCGCGTTCACGATGGTTTGTGTAGCAGTTTGGGTATTAAGAGTAAAAGAGCCGAACTTACAAAGAAACTTCAAAGTTCCGGCTTTACCTTTGATCGCTTGTTTAGGTATTTTAATTAATGTTTATTTGATTTTCAATTTAAGTAGAGAAGCTAAATTATATTCTTTTGCTTGGTTAATTATCGGTTTCATTATTTATTTTCTATACAGTAAGAGAAACTCAAAACTTCAAAACGGAGGTTACGGCGAAACTTTTAAGGCTGAACAGGAGCCTTTAGAAAAACCAGATCTAGATTAA
- the pnuC gene encoding nicotinamide riboside transporter PnuC, protein MNLYDLFVKPYESYTDLQILLEASGTVFGILSVYFSIKKNIWVYPTGIVSTLIYVYILFNFGLLGDCMINVYYTAMSVYGWILWAKNSKDHIHVDVTWATKKEWVFATFLFIISLLLVTVIYYYKPYIDNQFSMEGTNLGLYHLDWANWLDVITTSIFLVGMWFMAKQRIENWIFWIIGDFICMPMMIFKGLGITSVQYLVFTIMAILGYVSWKKSFKEKSTIKS, encoded by the coding sequence ATGAATTTATACGATCTTTTCGTAAAACCGTATGAGAGCTATACTGATTTACAAATTCTGTTAGAAGCCAGCGGAACGGTCTTCGGAATTTTAAGCGTTTATTTTTCCATCAAGAAAAATATTTGGGTATATCCTACCGGTATAGTTTCTACATTAATTTATGTTTACATTCTTTTCAACTTCGGATTATTGGGAGATTGTATGATTAATGTTTATTATACCGCAATGAGTGTTTACGGTTGGATCTTGTGGGCTAAGAATTCTAAAGATCATATTCATGTTGATGTAACGTGGGCCACCAAAAAAGAATGGGTTTTTGCGACCTTCCTTTTTATAATAAGTCTACTTTTAGTTACCGTCATATATTATTATAAACCTTACATCGATAATCAGTTTTCAATGGAGGGTACCAACCTAGGTTTATATCATCTTGATTGGGCAAATTGGCTGGATGTTATCACCACTTCAATATTTTTAGTAGGGATGTGGTTTATGGCCAAACAGCGCATTGAGAACTGGATTTTCTGGATTATCGGAGATTTTATTTGCATGCCGATGATGATTTTTAAGGGTCTTGGTATCACTTCGGTTCAATATTTGGTATTTACTATAATGGCGATCCTAGGATACGTCAGTTGGAAAAAAAGTTTTAAAGAAAAAAGTACAATAAAGTCATGA
- the dapF gene encoding diaminopimelate epimerase, which yields MEFYKYQGTGNDFVMIDNRDLQFPKDKNTIEKLCNRRFGIGADGLILLENEDNYDFKMMYYNSDGGESTMCGNGGRCLVAFAFFLDIFEDKCKFIAIDGDHEAEIHNGIIKLKMIDVETVSNDGEDAVMNTGSPHYVKYVEDLVNYNVFAQGNGIRNSENYKEKGINVNFVEKITDDEIFVRTYERGVEDETFSCGTGVTASALTFLQKHNLISVKVKTLGGNLKVYAEKNGDSFQNIWLEGPAKQVFRGKVDLI from the coding sequence ATGGAATTTTATAAATATCAAGGTACGGGAAATGATTTTGTAATGATCGACAATCGTGATCTACAGTTTCCTAAAGACAAAAATACAATCGAAAAATTGTGCAACAGACGTTTCGGAATCGGGGCTGATGGTCTTATTTTATTGGAAAATGAAGACAATTATGATTTTAAAATGATGTATTATAATTCTGATGGCGGAGAAAGCACAATGTGTGGAAACGGCGGAAGATGTCTTGTAGCCTTTGCTTTTTTCCTTGATATTTTTGAAGATAAATGCAAATTTATCGCCATTGATGGTGATCATGAAGCTGAAATCCATAACGGAATCATTAAACTAAAAATGATCGATGTAGAAACCGTTTCCAATGACGGAGAAGACGCTGTAATGAATACCGGCTCACCTCATTATGTAAAATATGTGGAAGACTTGGTAAATTACAACGTTTTCGCACAGGGAAATGGCATCAGAAACTCTGAAAATTATAAAGAAAAAGGCATCAACGTAAATTTTGTTGAAAAAATCACCGATGATGAGATCTTTGTAAGAACCTATGAACGAGGCGTTGAGGATGAAACTTTCAGTTGCGGAACAGGAGTTACAGCTTCTGCTTTAACTTTTCTGCAAAAACATAATCTAATCTCTGTAAAAGTTAAAACTTTAGGCGGAAACCTTAAAGTTTATGCTGAAAAAAATGGAGACTCTTTCCAGAATATTTGGTTAGAGGGTCCTGCAAAACAGGTTTTTAGAGGAAAAGTAGATCTTATTTAA
- the mltG gene encoding endolytic transglycosylase MltG yields the protein MKKAILIIILLIIVIAGFFGFRFYTKYYGNNVEKDGYLLIPHNASFKQVLDSIAPYIKNKESFEGVAKDKDLDKYLKAGRYHIQSGTGNTNLVNMIKAGNQTDNTFRIGDFGDIYQMVGKVTKKTELDSLQFVNDFNKIATEKGYNNAEDLKKYFFIDTYNFFWTVTPKEFFNKFDSQYNEFWNSERKSKEQQSGLTRDQIYALASIVYKESGGKKDEMKTIAGLYLNRYRKGMKLQSDPTVIYAINKQTNFKDPIKRVLYKHLTTPSPYNTYANKGIPPGPICVVDKSSVDAVLNAENNNFIFMCADPKRFGFHKFTVSAEEHAVNAKAYQDWLNSKNIK from the coding sequence ATGAAAAAAGCTATTCTCATTATCATTCTGCTAATTATTGTGATTGCAGGATTTTTTGGTTTTAGATTTTATACTAAATATTACGGAAACAACGTAGAAAAAGATGGGTATCTTTTGATCCCTCATAATGCGAGTTTTAAACAGGTATTAGATTCTATTGCTCCCTATATTAAAAACAAGGAATCTTTCGAAGGTGTGGCAAAAGATAAGGATCTTGATAAATATTTAAAAGCTGGTCGTTACCACATCCAAAGCGGAACAGGAAACACCAACTTGGTGAATATGATCAAAGCCGGAAATCAGACAGATAATACATTTAGAATTGGTGATTTTGGAGATATTTATCAAATGGTTGGTAAAGTGACCAAGAAAACAGAGCTGGATTCTTTACAATTTGTGAATGATTTTAATAAAATCGCCACAGAAAAAGGATATAATAATGCAGAAGATCTGAAAAAATATTTTTTCATTGATACGTATAATTTTTTCTGGACGGTAACTCCAAAAGAGTTCTTTAACAAGTTTGATAGTCAGTACAATGAATTTTGGAACAGCGAAAGAAAATCTAAAGAACAGCAATCCGGCTTAACAAGAGATCAGATTTATGCTTTGGCTTCTATAGTTTATAAAGAATCCGGGGGTAAAAAGGATGAAATGAAAACGATCGCTGGATTGTATTTAAACCGTTACAGAAAAGGAATGAAACTTCAATCTGATCCAACGGTAATTTATGCCATCAATAAGCAGACAAATTTTAAAGATCCGATAAAAAGAGTTTTATATAAACATTTAACGACTCCATCTCCTTATAATACGTATGCTAATAAAGGAATTCCGCCGGGACCAATTTGTGTTGTAGATAAAAGCTCTGTTGATGCCGTTTTGAATGCAGAAAACAACAACTTTATCTTTATGTGCGCAGATCCTAAAAGATTTGGATTTCACAAATTTACAGTGAGTGCGGAAGAGCATGCAGTTAATGCAAAAGCGTATCAGGATTGGCTGAATTCAAAAAATATAAAATAA
- a CDS encoding TonB-dependent receptor domain-containing protein, whose translation MNQTEIINIFTKRTLGLTFVLSAAAFAFGQEKAGISGTVVNKSNQPVPYASVTFSNKANKLLSDATLTDEKGQYKLDLTPGNYDITIEAIDYKKSLINKQISAAGNIGALSIEPEKSATNVKTQDIEGIVLTAPTTKAYKVELDKRTYDPSQDIVSKGGNLQDVLSNVPSVSVDTDGTVSMRGSSNVRFLINGKPSALLGIDDGANALQSIPADQIEKIEVITNPSSKFEASGTAGILNIILKKSKKTGFNGSVIGTLGYLPQTNLNANLNWRKGNFTWFLNGGGGYRESKNTSRNNDYFNNAVLNDDLVQRNTNSETKSKNNNYNASAGIVYDITEKTSVNASGTVRTFDSENFGNIDYSYTPFKDPFYTSNRTTFGTNNNLAFQGDFGLDHKFDDKGQNLSLSLSLQRSRSYNDTNIDDTIDNLKDIINQNTINKSVIGKVDYELPIGEISKLEAGYRIDINTNDYSNDVRESTTTKPLDFLKPYTYDATYKETFNAFYLQFKSKIGKLAYQLGVRDELSNVDINYLSLDPKKNAVVTTKNYNNLFPSVYLSYEFAKDNQLLLNYTRRIDRPRSFFMIPNPNYSDNQNIFDGNIDLNPSYVDSFEFGYSISKKKFTLNPTLYYRHQTDDTKMLVYNILATNDDGTVIDPKRIESHTKPINLGTDDRYGLDLNFNWDATSWLKFLGNVDVFGYNTKGNTLYDTFDEKGNPIQAVANFNGKGFSTRARLSTTVKVDKTFSFQIQGSYRGGQKTAFQDRKDMYGINFGASKTIWKGDGTLAFNVQDIFNTRAMRSTTYTANSVRDSYMQWQPRQFSVSLTYRFKQGEKVEQPKKKKDVNANATGGDEQGPM comes from the coding sequence ATGAATCAGACGGAAATTATCAATATTTTCACAAAAAGAACTTTAGGGCTTACTTTTGTACTATCGGCGGCAGCGTTCGCCTTTGGACAGGAAAAAGCAGGTATTTCAGGAACGGTAGTTAATAAAAGTAACCAACCTGTTCCTTATGCTTCAGTGACTTTCAGTAATAAAGCAAATAAATTATTAAGTGATGCTACGCTTACCGATGAAAAAGGACAGTATAAACTAGACCTTACGCCGGGAAATTACGACATTACGATTGAGGCAATCGATTACAAGAAAAGCCTTATTAATAAGCAGATTTCAGCAGCCGGAAACATCGGAGCTTTATCTATTGAACCTGAAAAAAGCGCTACTAATGTTAAAACTCAAGATATTGAAGGAATTGTACTAACGGCTCCTACAACCAAAGCTTACAAAGTAGAATTAGATAAAAGAACTTATGATCCGTCTCAGGATATTGTAAGTAAGGGAGGAAATTTGCAGGATGTTCTTTCTAATGTACCTTCGGTTTCTGTAGATACTGACGGAACCGTTTCTATGAGAGGTAGTTCTAATGTAAGATTTTTGATTAACGGAAAACCTTCTGCTCTTCTTGGTATTGATGACGGTGCGAATGCTTTACAAAGTATACCGGCTGATCAGATCGAGAAAATTGAAGTGATTACCAATCCATCTTCAAAATTTGAAGCTTCCGGTACTGCAGGTATTTTGAATATTATTTTAAAGAAAAGCAAGAAAACCGGTTTCAATGGTAGTGTTATAGGTACTTTAGGATATCTTCCTCAAACAAACCTTAACGCCAATCTTAATTGGAGAAAAGGAAACTTTACATGGTTTCTAAATGGTGGTGGTGGTTACAGAGAATCTAAAAATACCAGTAGAAATAATGATTATTTCAACAATGCTGTATTAAATGATGATTTGGTACAAAGAAATACCAACTCTGAAACCAAAAGTAAAAATAACAACTATAATGCTTCTGCCGGAATAGTATATGATATAACGGAAAAAACATCGGTAAATGCATCTGGTACTGTAAGAACATTTGACAGTGAAAACTTCGGTAATATTGATTACAGTTACACTCCTTTTAAAGATCCTTTTTATACATCAAACAGAACTACGTTCGGTACAAACAACAATCTTGCTTTTCAGGGTGATTTTGGGTTAGATCATAAATTTGATGACAAAGGTCAAAATTTATCATTATCATTAAGTTTACAGAGAAGCCGTTCATACAATGATACTAATATTGATGATACTATTGATAATTTGAAAGATATCATCAATCAAAATACCATCAACAAATCTGTTATTGGTAAGGTTGATTATGAGTTGCCTATTGGTGAAATTTCAAAATTAGAAGCAGGATACAGAATTGATATCAATACAAATGATTACAGCAATGATGTCCGTGAAAGTACCACAACAAAGCCTTTAGATTTCCTTAAGCCCTATACTTATGATGCGACATATAAAGAAACTTTCAACGCTTTTTATTTACAATTCAAAAGTAAAATCGGAAAATTAGCTTATCAGTTGGGTGTAAGAGATGAATTGTCGAATGTAGACATTAATTATCTAAGCCTTGATCCCAAGAAAAATGCAGTTGTAACCACTAAAAATTATAATAATTTATTTCCTAGTGTTTATTTAAGCTATGAATTTGCGAAAGACAATCAACTTCTATTAAACTATACGAGAAGAATAGACCGCCCAAGATCATTCTTTATGATTCCTAACCCGAATTATAGCGACAATCAAAATATCTTCGACGGAAATATAGATCTAAATCCTTCTTACGTTGACTCTTTTGAATTTGGATATAGTATCTCTAAAAAGAAATTTACACTAAATCCTACATTATACTACAGACATCAGACTGATGACACAAAAATGTTGGTATATAATATTTTAGCTACAAACGACGATGGAACTGTTATTGATCCAAAACGTATAGAGTCTCACACAAAACCAATTAACTTGGGTACAGATGATCGTTACGGTTTAGATTTAAACTTCAACTGGGATGCAACAAGTTGGTTGAAATTCTTAGGAAACGTAGATGTATTTGGATACAACACGAAAGGAAATACTCTATATGATACTTTTGACGAAAAGGGAAATCCTATTCAGGCTGTTGCTAATTTTAATGGTAAAGGTTTCTCAACAAGAGCAAGACTTTCTACAACGGTTAAAGTAGATAAAACATTCAGTTTCCAAATACAGGGATCCTACAGAGGAGGTCAGAAAACAGCTTTTCAGGATAGAAAAGATATGTATGGTATAAACTTTGGTGCTTCAAAAACAATTTGGAAAGGAGATGGAACTTTAGCATTTAATGTTCAGGATATTTTCAATACGAGAGCCATGAGATCTACAACTTATACAGCAAATAGTGTAAGAGATTCTTACATGCAGTGGCAACCAAGACAGTTCTCAGTTTCTTTAACTTATAGATTTAAGCAAGGGGAAAAAGTAGAACAACCTAAAAAGAAAAAGGATGTTAACGCCAACGCTACAGGCGGAGACGAACAAGGTCCAATGTAA
- a CDS encoding adenylyltransferase/cytidyltransferase family protein has product MKTERIGITFSSFDLLHAGHIKMLEEAKTVCDYLIVGLQIDPSHDRPTKNKPTQTIVERYIQLKAVNAVDEIIPYYTEQDLEDILKSFVIDVRIIGDDYMDKDFTGKKYCEEKGIEIFYNKRDHRFSSSDLRKRIFEAEMAKATK; this is encoded by the coding sequence ATGAAAACAGAAAGAATAGGCATTACATTTTCCTCGTTTGATTTACTACACGCAGGTCACATTAAAATGCTGGAAGAAGCAAAAACGGTTTGCGATTATCTAATTGTTGGTCTTCAAATTGACCCGTCTCACGATCGTCCGACTAAAAATAAGCCGACACAAACCATTGTTGAACGTTATATTCAGTTGAAAGCTGTAAATGCGGTTGACGAAATCATCCCTTATTACACAGAACAGGATTTGGAAGATATTCTAAAATCTTTTGTAATTGATGTAAGAATCATCGGTGATGATTATATGGACAAAGATTTCACAGGAAAAAAATACTGTGAAGAAAAAGGCATCGAAATTTTTTACAACAAAAGAGATCACAGGTTTTCCTCGAGCGACTTAAGGAAAAGAATCTTTGAAGCCGAAATGGCAAAAGCTACAAAATAA
- the galE gene encoding UDP-glucose 4-epimerase GalE, translating into MAILVTGGLGYIGSHTVVELLNNNFEVVIVDDLSNSEKFILKNIEEITGKKPDFYPFDLKRKELLTQVFDAYSIEGCINFAAYKAVGESQERPVDYYENNLFSLINILQEFKTRELSNFIFSSSCTVYGQADEMPIDENTPLKMPESVYGKTKQMGEEILIDFAKAYNRKISLLRYFNPIGAHPSAKLGELPIGIPNNLVPYVMQTAAGIREKLSVWGDDYPTVDGTAVRDYIYVVDLAKAHVAALKSLMSKESDKATIDIYNLGTGKGSSVLEVVKAFETANNVEVPYKICDRREGDITIAYANPNKAEKELNWKSETSLEEALRTTWEWQKYLESRNN; encoded by the coding sequence ATGGCAATACTCGTAACGGGAGGTCTTGGATATATTGGTTCTCATACAGTTGTAGAACTTTTGAATAACAATTTTGAAGTTGTTATTGTAGATGATTTATCCAATTCTGAAAAATTTATTTTAAAAAATATTGAGGAAATTACGGGTAAAAAACCGGATTTTTATCCTTTTGATTTAAAAAGAAAGGAGCTTTTAACCCAAGTTTTTGATGCATATTCTATTGAGGGTTGTATCAATTTTGCAGCATATAAAGCAGTTGGAGAAAGCCAGGAAAGACCTGTGGATTATTATGAGAATAATTTGTTTTCTTTAATTAATATCCTTCAGGAATTTAAAACAAGAGAACTTTCTAATTTTATTTTCAGTTCGTCTTGTACAGTTTACGGACAAGCGGATGAAATGCCAATTGACGAAAATACTCCATTGAAAATGCCTGAAAGTGTTTATGGCAAAACAAAGCAAATGGGCGAGGAAATTTTGATCGATTTTGCTAAAGCTTACAATCGAAAAATCTCTTTGTTGAGGTATTTTAATCCGATTGGAGCACATCCATCTGCAAAATTAGGAGAATTACCAATTGGTATTCCGAATAATTTGGTACCTTATGTTATGCAAACGGCAGCCGGAATTCGTGAAAAACTAAGTGTTTGGGGCGATGATTACCCAACGGTTGACGGAACAGCAGTTCGTGATTATATTTATGTAGTAGATTTGGCTAAAGCTCACGTTGCCGCTTTAAAAAGTTTAATGAGCAAAGAGTCTGATAAAGCTACCATTGACATTTATAACTTAGGAACAGGAAAAGGATCATCTGTTTTGGAGGTTGTAAAAGCTTTTGAAACTGCAAATAATGTTGAGGTACCTTACAAAATTTGTGATAGGAGAGAAGGTGATATTACGATCGCTTACGCTAATCCAAACAAAGCCGAGAAGGAACTCAATTGGAAGTCTGAAACCAGTTTGGAAGAAGCTTTAAGAACCACTTGGGAGTGGCAAAAATATTTAGAATCAAGAAATAATTAA
- a CDS encoding DegT/DnrJ/EryC1/StrS family aminotransferase produces the protein MKRIQMVDLQSQYYKIKNDVDNAVLNVMDSAAFINGPEVKSFQNELESYLEVNHVIPCANGTDALQIALMALDLKEGDEIITADFTFAATVEVIHLLKLKSVLVDVDYDTFTISTEAIRKAITPKTKAIIPVHIFGQCANMEEILKIAEEHNLYVIEDNAQAIGAEFTFSDGTVKQAGTMSTVGTTSFFPSKNLGCYGDGGAICTNNDDLAHRLRGIVNHGMYERYYHDEIGVNSRLDSIQAAILRKKLPNLDSYNESRRKAADYYDEAFAGNENILTPKRAENSTHVFHQYTLRILNGKRNDLQKFLTEKEIPAMIYYPVALRKQKAYYQESNDADFVNTDKLLDQVISLPMHTELDEEQLKYITDAVLEFMV, from the coding sequence ATGAAAAGAATTCAGATGGTTGACTTACAAAGTCAGTATTACAAAATAAAGAATGATGTAGATAATGCAGTTTTAAATGTAATGGATTCGGCGGCTTTTATCAATGGCCCTGAGGTAAAGTCTTTCCAGAATGAATTGGAGTCTTATTTAGAAGTAAATCATGTGATTCCTTGTGCAAATGGAACAGATGCTTTACAGATTGCATTGATGGCTTTAGACCTGAAAGAAGGGGATGAAATAATCACTGCTGATTTTACTTTTGCAGCGACTGTGGAAGTTATTCATTTGCTTAAACTTAAATCTGTTTTGGTAGATGTAGATTACGATACATTCACGATTTCAACAGAAGCGATCAGAAAAGCGATCACTCCAAAAACAAAAGCGATCATTCCTGTACATATTTTCGGACAGTGTGCGAATATGGAGGAAATTTTAAAAATTGCTGAAGAGCATAATTTATATGTCATTGAAGACAACGCACAGGCAATTGGTGCAGAATTTACGTTCTCAGACGGAACGGTAAAACAAGCCGGAACAATGTCTACGGTAGGAACAACTTCATTCTTTCCATCAAAAAACCTTGGATGCTACGGAGATGGTGGTGCAATTTGCACTAACAATGATGATTTGGCTCACCGTTTAAGAGGGATCGTTAACCACGGAATGTACGAAAGATATTATCATGATGAAATTGGAGTTAATTCTCGTTTGGATAGTATCCAAGCGGCAATTTTAAGAAAAAAACTACCTAACCTTGATTCTTACAATGAGTCCAGAAGAAAAGCTGCTGATTATTATGATGAAGCTTTTGCCGGAAACGAAAATATTTTAACTCCGAAAAGAGCAGAAAACTCTACACACGTATTTCACCAATATACATTGAGAATTTTGAACGGAAAACGTAACGATCTTCAAAAATTCTTAACTGAAAAAGAAATCCCTGCAATGATTTATTATCCTGTAGCTTTGAGAAAACAAAAGGCATATTATCAGGAAAGTAACGATGCTGATTTTGTGAATACAGATAAGCTTTTGGATCAGGTAATTTCTCTTCCAATGCATACAGAGTTGGATGAAGAGCAGTTGAAGTATATTACGGATGCTGTGTTGGAATTTATGGTGTAG